A stretch of Ligilactobacillus faecis DNA encodes these proteins:
- the opp3b gene encoding oligopeptide ABC transporter permease, whose translation MKKYLLKRVFYMVLTLFLVATITFFLMKLMPGTPYSNQEKMSPEQIAIMNQQYGLDKPLWMQYLLYIGGMLHGDLGTSFQFSNQPVSYLISSRIGASAQLGIQAMIFGVAIGIVFGSIAAINRNTWVDTTVTVLSILGKSVPNFVLAVLLQYYIALKLGWFPIADWGGFAYTVLPTIALGVGPLAETARFVRTGMVDVLNSDYIELARAKGLSKFQIVYHHALRNSLIPLVTLIGPYTVALMTGSMVIENIFSIPGIGEQFVKSILTNDYPTIMGVTMLYSAGLVAVILLTDIVYGIIDPRIRLAGNED comes from the coding sequence GGTGCTGACGCTGTTTTTAGTAGCGACCATCACATTCTTTTTGATGAAGCTCATGCCCGGAACGCCATATTCAAACCAAGAAAAAATGTCACCTGAACAGATCGCGATCATGAACCAACAATATGGTCTCGATAAACCGCTTTGGATGCAATACTTGCTCTATATCGGTGGGATGCTCCACGGTGATCTAGGAACATCATTCCAATTTAGTAATCAACCTGTTTCCTATTTGATCTCTAGCCGGATCGGAGCGTCAGCTCAATTAGGGATCCAAGCGATGATCTTTGGGGTCGCGATCGGGATCGTTTTTGGTTCGATCGCTGCGATCAACCGAAATACTTGGGTCGATACAACAGTTACAGTGCTATCGATCCTAGGGAAATCAGTACCTAACTTCGTTTTAGCGGTCTTGTTACAGTACTATATTGCTTTGAAATTAGGTTGGTTCCCGATCGCCGATTGGGGTGGCTTTGCCTACACCGTCTTACCGACGATTGCCTTAGGGGTAGGACCTTTAGCAGAAACGGCCCGGTTTGTCAGGACTGGGATGGTCGATGTTTTGAACTCGGATTATATCGAGTTAGCCCGCGCTAAAGGTTTGAGCAAATTCCAGATCGTCTATCATCATGCTTTACGCAACAGCTTGATCCCGTTAGTAACTTTGATCGGGCCATATACTGTTGCCTTGATGACCGGTTCGATGGTTATTGAAAATATCTTCTCGATCCCAGGTATCGGGGAGCAGTTCGTTAAGTCGATCTTGACTAACGATTACCCAACGATCATGGGGGTAACGATGCTCTACTCAGCTGGTTTAGTGGCGGTCATCTTATTGACAGATATCGTCTACGGCATCATCGACCCACGGATCAGACTTGCTGGAAATGAGGATTGA